The Gemmatimonadota bacterium genome includes the window AAACGAGCATGACAATTTCTTGCGAGGCATTGTGGTTTCGCAAATCCTGGAAAAAATCGCGGATTGCTTCCGACAACTCCGTCAGCAACTTGGGATGTGACGGCATCTCATTTGCATGGTGGTCGTAACCCCCGTGCTGCGTGTAAAAAATCCTTGTACCGAGACCGGCAAGGTGAACACGCGCGACATCCCTGAGTGCCTTCGCAATCGAATTGCTTCCGTACTCCACATTGGACTGATACATCGCGGGAGCCTTCTTCAACTCATCGGAGCCTCTGATGACATCCAGGCCCGTCTGTGAAAGATAATCCATCACCACCCCCGTGCCAATCGCGGGTTCGTACATAGTCTTGAATATTTCAATAGCCTGCATTCGCTTTGGGTCTTCCACAATACTGGTCATCAAGCCGTAATTGTCGAGATCGTCAACAGATGTCACGGGAACGCCAGAAACGGCCAGTGCTCGGGAAAGTCCCTTTCCGAAGTTAATGCCCGTCAGGACATTTTCCCCCTTCGGATCCAGATCCCGAACCACCCTGCCCAACCAGCCCTCTGTGCCAATATCTATGGGTTCGCAGGTATGCCAGACATCCATAGCCCTGAAATGCGACCGGCTCGAGTCGGGATACCCGATACCCTGCACAATCGCCACATCACCCTGCTCAAACATCTCCTTCAGGGGCACCGTATTGGGATGCCAGGCCAGCGTGTCATTCATCGGCAAAACTTCATCCTGGCGAAGCCCCACAATAGGTCGGCAATCGTGGTATATGCCGTTGGTATAAGGGATAATCGTATTCATGAAGTCATTGCCGCCCTTCAACTCAACAATGACGAGAATTGGGTCTTTGGAAGCCATTTTACTCCTCCTTTCCGTGTGCTACGCAAATTGATATTCTCTCGAAGCGACAATAAGTTGCAGCATCTGTATCACGCGATCTGTGCTCTCCCCAGATCCGTTGT containing:
- a CDS encoding DUF1501 domain-containing protein translates to MASKDPILVIVELKGGNDFMNTIIPYTNGIYHDCRPIVGLRQDEVLPMNDTLAWHPNTVPLKEMFEQGDVAIVQGIGYPDSSRSHFRAMDVWHTCEPIDIGTEGWLGRVVRDLDPKGENVLTGINFGKGLSRALAVSGVPVTSVDDLDNYGLMTSIVEDPKRMQAIEIFKTMYEPAIGTGVVMDYLSQTGLDVIRGSDELKKAPAMYQSNVEYGSNSIAKALRDVARVHLAGLGTRIFYTQHGGYDHHANEMPSHPKLLTELSEAIRDFFQDLRNHNASQEIVMLVFSEFGRRMRDNASGTDHGTGGGAFIIGDGVNGGLYAEYPSLEPSRWANGEDLEHTIDFRGIYATLLEQWMGMDATPIVDGTFEQIQPFKEAV